The sequence GACGCCGGATCGGGGATCAGATTGCCGTCGTCATCGGTGGTGAGCCGCGAGTGAGTGACCACCGCGCACTCCTTGGCAAAGCCTTCCACGTGCTCCGCTTCGCGCGCCATGAAGCGCTCGGGGATAAAGATTGGGAAGTAGAAGTTTTCGTGGCCCGTGTCTTTAAACATACCGTCGAGCGCATCTCGCATGTTTTCCCACAGCGCCATGCCGTTGGGACGAATAATCATGCAGCCGCGCGCAGGCGAGTTGTCCGCTAGCTTTCCTTTACGAACGACGTCGTTGTACCATTGCGAGTAGTCATCGGCGCGGGGGGTTACGGCGTTGGCCATGCGTTTGAACAAGGTGGGTCATGAGAACGGAGAATGTTACGCTTTGCCGACTTCTTTCGGCTAAAGACGTGAGCCACCCCAAAGTATAGGGGCGCTGCAGCTACGATTGCAACGGGCACGCGCTCGCCACTCGCGGTGGCCGATGTTCTTTCCGAACATTTAGCGAAGCAGCCTGTTATAGCTGCAAAGAATAAATTAATAGACCCGGGGCAAGCCATGACGTCCATGCCGCAGTACCTACGTGTTGTCGCGTTCCTTGTCGTTTCTGTAGCGCTTACCGGATGCTACACGCAGCTGTCGAGCGTGGATCGGGCGCCGTCGTCGCCTACATACAGCGACCGCAGCGCCGTGCCTCCGAGCGGTGATAGGGGGGCCACCGATCGCAACAACCAGCGCCCGCGTCAATCTGCTCCGATGACCGACCCGCTCGTCACCGGCGACCCGGCCACGGATGCCTACGACGTGTACTTTAGCCGATCGATGGGTGCAATCTCGGAGGCGGAGTATCGCGAACAGATCCGCTTCCTGGGCCGCTACTACTACGCCGACTCGGAGTTCTTCTACGCGTGGTTTGGAGACCCGTGGTTTGTCGATCCGTACTGGGATCCGTACGTTCCGCGCTCCACGTTCTACATGGCGTTTCACGATGCCCGCGTTCATAACTTTTGGAACGTGCGCTACGGCATAAGCCTCTACACACGCCCCTTCTCGTTTGGCTTTGCGTATGGATACAGCTCGCCCTGGTACTACGACCGGGGCCTGTACGGCATTGGGTATGCCGATGGCTACTACGATGGGTTCTATGACGGCTACTACGGCAACTATTACGACTCCTACTATGGAGGCTACTACGCGCCGTATAGCGATCGGTACCGGACGCGCTACTATGCCCGCCGCTCCTACGACGATCGGACGTATCAGCCGCGCACGGACATTGGGCGCCAGAACTTGGACGGGCGCCGGGCGACCGACGACCCGGTGCGCCGACCGATTGCAGACCGCGACATTGACCGCCGCATGGATAGTGGGCGCCGCGATGGAGACGATAATCGGGGCCGCGTGGGCCGTGCGCCGGCGCGCCGCGACGTGCCGCAGCGGTCTCCCGTAGGCCGACGCGACGACAACGACAATCCACGCACCGGCCGGGGCACTGCGCCGCGTACGGGCCGGGGCGAAGCGCCTGCCCGCCGCAAGCCCCTGGAGCGCCCGCGTCCGCAGCCGCCCACCAATGATGATCCGCGCACGGGCCGCGACCGCACCGGGCGCGGGGCCGCCGGCGACACCGGCCACCGCTCCGACGACGACACGCGCACGATTCGCTTGCCCGACCGCGAGCGTACCATCGACTTCTCACGAGTCCAGGTACGCGTTCCGGACTTCAACTCCGTCGACGCGGCCGAGCGCTACTACTACCGGCAGTACGACCGGAGGCATTACGATCGCTATGAGCGGCGACGCCCCTCCTTCTTCCGGCACGCCAACGGCCGCTACCGCGGCTATGACGGCTCCCGAAGCGCACGAACAGATCGCGCGCGGCGCTCGTCTGGACGCGATTACGATTACTCTCGCAACCGCTCTTCGCAGCGGTCATCACGCAGCAGCGGACGGCGCACCGTACAGCGTGATGACAATAACGCCTCGCGCGGCGGCAGCCGACGCGATACGTCCTCACGCGGGCGCACCGGCCGCGATGACGGCTAGCGCGAATGCGCGCCCAACAACAATGCACGCCTAACAACAACGTCCGTGCAACCCGCGCGCCCCGGTCGGCCGTTTGGCTTTGACCGGGGCGCTGCTATGTGGTGCTGGCGTGAACCCTCCACCACTGGCGGCGTTCATGGCTATCCACTGGCGCTTTGTGAACCGTCCGCTTCCCCATGATCCACGCTTCTTCTATCCTCGAGCGCGACGACCTGGATGTCGACCCGACCTACGAGGATGCGCTCCAAGATTTGCTCGTGGCCTGTCGTACGCATCTCCCGGTGGTCGACGAGGATCGCATCCGCCGGGCGTTCGCCATTAGCTACTGGGCCCACCGCAACGACTGGCGGGCGTCGGGCGAGCGCTACGTCAGCCACCCGCTCGCTGTCGCACGCATCGTGGCCGAAGACATTGGGCTGGACGACATGAGCGTGGCGGCGGCGCTCCTGCACGACGTGGTTGAAGACACCGAGGTGTCCCTCGACTTCATCCGCGAGGAGTTTGGCGAGACGATGGAAACCATCATCGACGGGCTCACCAAAATCAGTGGCGTTTTTTCTAGTCGCGAGCTGGGCCAGGCCGAGAACGTGCGCAAGCTCATGCTGTCGATGGCCGCCGACCTGCGCGTCATCCTTGTGAAGTTTGCCGACCGCCTGCACAACATGCGCACCATCGAGGCGCTCCCCCGCGAGAAGCAGCTCCGCAAAGCCAGCGAAACCATGGAGCTGTTCGCGCCGCTGGCGCACCGGTTCGGGCTCTATCCGGTAAAAAGCGAGATGGAAGACCTTTCGCTGAAGGTGCTTGACCCCGATGCGTACCACCACATTACGGCCTACCTGGAGCGCATGGCCGAGGAACGCGAGGCCTACATCCACCGCTTCATCGAGCCGCTGCGCGACCAACTGACCAGCGACGGCTTCACCGCAGAAATCTACGGGCGGGTGAAAAACATCACGTCCATCCATCGCAAGATGAAGCGGCAAAACAAGCCGCTCGACGAAATCTACGACATCTTTGCCATCCGCATCGTGCTCGACGGCGACGCCGGCAAGGAAGACTGCTGGCGGGTGTACTCCATCGTAACGGACCTGTACAAGCCGCTGCCGGAGCGCTTTCGCGACTTCATCTCGGTGCCCAAGGGCAACGGCTACCAGAGCCTGCACACGACCGTGCTGGGGCCCGGCGGACGACGCGTGGAGGTTCAAATTCGAACCCGCGAGATGCACGAGGTTGCCGAGAAGGGCGTGGCGGCCCACTGGAAGTACAAGGAGGGCAAAAAGAATGTGGATGAGGAGATGGAGCAATTCCTGGAATGGGTGCGCGACCTCCTCGAAAATCCGAAGCCGGAGCAAGCCACCGAGTTTGTAAAGGAATTTCGGCTCAACCTCTACGACGAGGAAATTTACGTCTTTACCCCAAAGGGCGACCTCATGACGCTGCCGCGCGGCGCGACGCCCGTCGATTTTGCCTTTAAGGTGCATACCGAAGTGGGCATGCAGTGCATTGGGGCCAAGGTGAATGGCAAGATGGTGCCCCTCTCGCACGAGCTGCAAAGCGGCGATCAGGTGGAGGTCATCACATCGAAGAAGCAGCGGCCCAACCCCGACTGGATCAACTTCGTGGTGACGCACAAGGCGCGCAGCCAGGTGCGGCACTGGGCCAACGAGGAGCGCCGCAAAACCGCCGACCTGGGCCGCGAGATCTGGGAGAAAAAGGCCAGCCGCGCGCGCATCGAAATTAGCGACCAAGACCTGCAGGACGTGGCCCACGAACTCAAATTTCCGGACCTGCAGCAGCTCTTCTACGAAATTGGAAGCGGCCTCTACGATCCCGAGGAGCTCATCGACCGCATCAAAAACGGTCCGGGCGGCGAGACGCCCACCGATGATGGCATCCCCGACGAGCAATCGCTGCGCGAGCGCTACGAGAAATTTCTGGATGCTGCCAAAACCACCGGCCAGCAGGCGTTGCTCATCGATGGGGAGCTGCAGACCGACATCGCCGTCAATTATGCGTCGTGCTGCAACCCCATTCCCGGCGACGAGGTGTTCGGCTTTGTGAGCAAAAGCGGCACCATCAACATCCATCGGTCCAACTGTGGCAACGCGCCCGACCTGCTCTCCAACCACCCCGACCGCATCCTGGATGTGGATTGGAGCCGCCAAAAGGATGTGCAGTTCATCTCTGCGCTGCGCATCATGGGCGAGGATCGGGTGGCGATGGTGAACGACATCACCACCGTCATCTCCAAGAACTTGAAGACGAACATCCGTTCCATCACGATCGACTCGGAGGATGGCATCTTCTCGGGTACGGTGGTGCTGCACGTGAGCGACCTGGAGCACCTGCGCCGCTTGATGGAGCGCCTAAAGCGCATCGACGGCATCCACGGCGTGTACCGGTTTGAAGAATAATGGAGCCCCGCGGCGGCCGCGGCTGGCGCGGGATCTATTGGGGCTTGTGAACGGTGTTATTGAGGCCTGAGCGGTGCGCTACAGGCTTCGGGGTTTGTTCGAAAAACGAAGACGCTTCATGTCGGAAGAAGCCACAGGCAACGTCGACCGCTCGTGGCGCCGCTGGGTATTCGGCGCGGCGCTCGTCATCTTTCTCGCGCTCTTGCTGAGCCAGGTCGTCAATCCGTTCCCCAACCAGCCGTACACCGAGGTGCCACACGGCGGCCACACGCACTACGTGCCAAAGGATCGTGATCCGGCCATCCCGCTCGGCGACTTTCCCACCAGCCCGCCCGGCCCCAACGAGCAAATCACGCCGCAAGGGCAGGTGGTGCCCAAACGGTAACCCATCGGGTGCTGAAGGGCCCGGCGTGGATCACAGATGTGCCGCGAGCGCTATTCCAGCCGCGCCACATCCGGATCGTACGGCGCCATCAGCGCCCGCAGGTCGCGCGTCATCCGCGGCTGATCGTTCTCTTGCGCGATGATCAGCAGGTTGCGCGCCATCCGCAGCACAATAGCCTGCGGATCGGCCGCTTGGAAGTGCTCGGCCGTAGGCTCGACGCCGGCTTGCACCAAAAAGCGCATGCACGCCTGCTGCGTGACGCGCTCGCCCTCGCTGAAGGGGTCGAAAAACGCATCGCCGCCCGGCCCCATGTACTTCACGAGGAAGTGCGCCGGGAGGTTGACGCCGTACACCGGTACGTTGAGCCGCTGCGCCACGAGCAAGAAGAGCACCGACAGGCTGATGGGGATGCCGAGCTGGCGGTCGAGCACCCGGTTGATGTAGCTGTTGTTGGCGTCGAAGTAGTGGCGCCGGTTGCCCTGAAAGCCTTGCTCGTCAAACAGAAACCGTGCGATGATCGCGGCCCGCCGCACGCCCTGCGCCTGCTCGACCCGCGGCCGCACCGCCTCGGCGAGACGGTCGAGGCGCTGCTGATACGCGCCGATGTCGAGGTCGGGAAAGCGATAGAGCGCGAGCAAAAACGTCGCCCGCTCCAGGTCCACCGGCGCCTGCTCCATCACCGCGTGCCAGGCGTCGCGCACCGACTGCC comes from Salisaeta longa DSM 21114 and encodes:
- a CDS encoding RelA/SpoT family protein, with the translated sequence MIHASSILERDDLDVDPTYEDALQDLLVACRTHLPVVDEDRIRRAFAISYWAHRNDWRASGERYVSHPLAVARIVAEDIGLDDMSVAAALLHDVVEDTEVSLDFIREEFGETMETIIDGLTKISGVFSSRELGQAENVRKLMLSMAADLRVILVKFADRLHNMRTIEALPREKQLRKASETMELFAPLAHRFGLYPVKSEMEDLSLKVLDPDAYHHITAYLERMAEEREAYIHRFIEPLRDQLTSDGFTAEIYGRVKNITSIHRKMKRQNKPLDEIYDIFAIRIVLDGDAGKEDCWRVYSIVTDLYKPLPERFRDFISVPKGNGYQSLHTTVLGPGGRRVEVQIRTREMHEVAEKGVAAHWKYKEGKKNVDEEMEQFLEWVRDLLENPKPEQATEFVKEFRLNLYDEEIYVFTPKGDLMTLPRGATPVDFAFKVHTEVGMQCIGAKVNGKMVPLSHELQSGDQVEVITSKKQRPNPDWINFVVTHKARSQVRHWANEERRKTADLGREIWEKKASRARIEISDQDLQDVAHELKFPDLQQLFYEIGSGLYDPEELIDRIKNGPGGETPTDDGIPDEQSLRERYEKFLDAAKTTGQQALLIDGELQTDIAVNYASCCNPIPGDEVFGFVSKSGTINIHRSNCGNAPDLLSNHPDRILDVDWSRQKDVQFISALRIMGEDRVAMVNDITTVISKNLKTNIRSITIDSEDGIFSGTVVLHVSDLEHLRRLMERLKRIDGIHGVYRFEE
- a CDS encoding SirB1 family protein yields the protein MSVSSSELEALIALLDDSDRAVQEAVEARFNELGRAALPALRAARERVDAGLADRVEALARRLHWQSVRDAWHAVMEQAPVDLERATFLLALYRFPDLDIGAYQQRLDRLAEAVRPRVEQAQGVRRAAIIARFLFDEQGFQGNRRHYFDANNSYINRVLDRQLGIPISLSVLFLLVAQRLNVPVYGVNLPAHFLVKYMGPGGDAFFDPFSEGERVTQQACMRFLVQAGVEPTAEHFQAADPQAIVLRMARNLLIIAQENDQPRMTRDLRALMAPYDPDVARLE